In Gemmatimonadetes bacterium T265, one DNA window encodes the following:
- a CDS encoding thioredoxin domain-containing protein, translating to MPNRLAAESSPYLLQHAHNPVDWYPWGDEAFARARADDRPVLLSVGYAACHWCHVMERESFEDEETARLMNALYVNVKVDREERPDVDAVYMTALQAMTGHGGWPMTVFLTPEGEPFVAGTYFPPDDRHGIPSFRRVLESVSDAWRTRRHDVARTTASLRAMYAQAERGLAGGTTGAPAAGLTPRTLERAARAVVSRVDAERGGLAGAPKFPATMAMEFLLTQWARTGGPNGGDPELLEIPLATFRAMARGGIYDQIGGGFARYSVDAEWTVPHFEKMLYDNALLVRHGVHLWQATGGPNGGDPEVRRVVEETLDWLAREMTVPAGTALEGAFYSTLDADSEGHEGRFYVWTPTELETALADAGLGAVAPALREYWEVTPAGNFEGKSILLVDRDRPWAAEEGPDAALADAVRRAKPALLAAREHRVRPGRDEKILAGWNGLMLRAVADAARVFGRPADRAAAERAGDFLARTFVDAGSGRVQRVHKDGRTKIPGFLDDHAALALGFLALHALTLAPRWLALARAVTSATVDAFWDDERGTFFDTARDAERLVTRPREPTDNAIPSGTSLAVELLLHMAELDDAAAWRTIADRVLVDFAEPMARHAVAFGQLLQAADLAVHGATTVVLAGEPGAPALRALADAAAQPFVPALVVTGGTTAEFAGIGASPAAVAAGRDAGAHAVAAYICRHSTCGLPAHTPEAVTAQLLG from the coding sequence ATGCCCAACCGCCTTGCCGCCGAGTCGAGCCCGTACCTCCTCCAGCACGCCCACAACCCCGTCGACTGGTACCCGTGGGGCGACGAGGCCTTCGCCCGCGCCCGCGCCGACGACAGGCCCGTGCTCCTCAGCGTCGGCTACGCGGCGTGCCACTGGTGCCACGTCATGGAGCGCGAGTCGTTCGAGGACGAGGAGACCGCGCGCCTGATGAACGCCCTCTACGTCAACGTCAAGGTGGACCGCGAGGAGCGCCCCGACGTCGACGCGGTCTACATGACCGCGCTCCAGGCGATGACCGGCCACGGCGGCTGGCCGATGACCGTCTTCCTGACCCCGGAGGGCGAACCCTTCGTCGCGGGCACGTACTTCCCGCCCGACGACCGCCACGGCATACCGTCCTTCCGCCGGGTGCTCGAAAGCGTGAGCGACGCGTGGCGCACCCGCCGCCACGACGTCGCCCGCACCACGGCCTCGCTCCGCGCCATGTACGCGCAGGCCGAGCGCGGCCTCGCCGGCGGCACCACCGGCGCGCCCGCCGCCGGCCTAACGCCGCGCACCCTCGAGCGCGCCGCCCGCGCCGTCGTCTCGCGCGTCGACGCCGAGCGCGGCGGCCTCGCCGGCGCCCCCAAGTTCCCGGCGACGATGGCCATGGAGTTCCTGCTCACACAGTGGGCGCGCACGGGCGGCCCGAACGGCGGCGACCCCGAGCTGCTCGAAATCCCGCTCGCCACCTTCCGCGCGATGGCCCGCGGCGGCATCTACGACCAGATCGGCGGCGGCTTCGCCCGCTACAGCGTCGACGCGGAGTGGACCGTGCCCCACTTCGAGAAAATGCTCTACGACAACGCGCTCCTCGTGCGCCACGGCGTCCACCTCTGGCAGGCGACCGGCGGCCCGAACGGCGGCGACCCCGAAGTCCGCCGCGTCGTCGAGGAAACCCTCGACTGGCTCGCCCGCGAGATGACCGTGCCCGCCGGCACCGCGCTCGAAGGGGCTTTCTACAGCACCCTCGACGCCGACAGCGAGGGCCACGAGGGCCGGTTCTACGTCTGGACCCCCACGGAGCTCGAAACCGCGCTCGCCGACGCCGGGCTCGGCGCCGTAGCGCCCGCGCTGCGCGAATACTGGGAAGTCACCCCCGCCGGCAACTTCGAGGGGAAGAGCATCCTCCTCGTCGACCGCGACCGGCCGTGGGCGGCCGAAGAAGGCCCAGATGCCGCGCTCGCCGACGCCGTTCGCCGCGCCAAACCCGCCCTCCTCGCCGCGCGCGAGCACCGCGTCCGCCCCGGCCGCGACGAGAAGATCCTCGCCGGCTGGAACGGCCTCATGCTCCGCGCCGTCGCCGACGCCGCCCGCGTGTTCGGCCGCCCGGCCGATCGCGCGGCCGCGGAGCGCGCGGGCGACTTCCTCGCCCGCACCTTCGTCGACGCAGGGTCGGGCCGGGTGCAGCGTGTCCACAAGGACGGCCGCACCAAGATCCCCGGCTTCCTCGACGACCACGCCGCGCTCGCCCTCGGCTTCCTCGCCCTGCACGCCCTTACCCTCGCCCCGCGCTGGCTCGCCCTCGCCCGCGCCGTCACCAGCGCCACCGTCGATGCGTTCTGGGACGACGAGCGCGGCACGTTCTTCGACACCGCGCGCGACGCCGAGCGCCTCGTCACGCGGCCGCGCGAGCCCACCGACAACGCCATCCCGTCGGGGACCTCACTCGCCGTCGAACTGCTGCTCCACATGGCGGAGCTGGACGACGCGGCGGCGTGGCGGACCATCGCCGACCGCGTGCTCGTCGACTTCGCCGAACCGATGGCGCGCCACGCTGTCGCGTTCGGCCAGCTCCTCCAGGCCGCCGACCTCGCCGTCCACGGCGCGACTACCGTCGTGCTCGCAGGTGAGCCCGGAGCGCCCGCGCTACGGGCGCTCGCCGACGCCGCGGCGCAACCTTTCGTCCCGGCGCTCGTCGTGACCGGGGGCACCACGGCCGAGTTCGCGGGTATCGGGGCGTCGCCCGCCGCCGTGGCAGCCGGCCGCGACGCCGGCGCACACGCCGTGGCGGCGTACATTTGCCGACACTCGACGTGTGGCCTCCCGGCCCACACCCCCGAGGCGGTCACCGCGCAGTTGCTCGGGTGA